A single window of Oerskovia paurometabola DNA harbors:
- a CDS encoding WhiB family transcriptional regulator, whose protein sequence is MRLTALLDNITAQGGSGPWTPHQPLTTPLGSSDAAEFDRLLAGLLPCRTNDPELWFAEQSTQVEQAKALCQACPLVAGCLAGAIDRQEPWGVWGGEVFVDGAVVARKRGRGRPSKAEVLARQAEEAAHAAARESEDSVSASSAA, encoded by the coding sequence GTGCGGCTCACCGCGCTGCTCGACAACATCACTGCCCAGGGCGGATCCGGCCCTTGGACTCCCCACCAACCCCTCACCACCCCTCTCGGTTCCTCGGACGCGGCCGAGTTCGACCGGCTCCTCGCCGGTCTGCTGCCCTGCCGCACGAACGACCCCGAGCTCTGGTTCGCCGAGCAGTCGACGCAGGTCGAGCAGGCCAAGGCCCTGTGCCAGGCGTGCCCGCTCGTCGCCGGTTGCCTGGCAGGCGCGATCGACCGCCAGGAGCCGTGGGGCGTCTGGGGCGGCGAGGTCTTCGTCGACGGAGCCGTCGTCGCCCGCAAGCGTGGGCGTGGCCGGCCGAGCAAGGCCGAGGTCCTCGCCCGCCAGGCGGAGGAGGCGGCTCACGCCGCCGCCCGTGAGTCGGAGGACTCCGTCTCCGCGTCATCGGCGGCCTGA